The bacterium genome includes the window GTTCATGTGAAGGAAATCAAGATGCGGTCAGAAATTTCCGATCATGATTTTGATTTTAAAATGAAGCATGCGTTCGAGTTTTTAGAGCGGGGGGACAAAGTAAAGTTTACCCTTGTATTCAGGGGGCGTGAATCACTCCACAAAGATATCGGACAGGCCGTTTTATTGAAGGCCAGGGAAATTCTCACCGAGCATGCGGTTATTGAAGCCGATATCAGGGATGAAGGCCGCAACATGACCATGATTGTTGCGCCCAAGTAGCATATAATGCTCACTTCGGATACGGTTTAAAAACGATGATTCCCATCGGGAGCTCAAATCCGGTTTATGCCGTCATGGTATATGTTGAATCGGGAGTTGCCTGGCGGATAATCATTCCGATACTGATTACTCCCGAATGCTGTCGGATACCGTGATTATTCATGGCATGTGAAAACTGATATGGTGCCGTGAAACAGACGGTGTTTTAAGGATTATTTGTGAGTGTTTTACCCTTGAATAACGGTTCGTGTACCGGAATATGGGACATACTGATTGAAACGATAAACCTGACGCTGAGTTAGGATACTGCAGTGAATACGAACCTGCAGGATGGGTTATACATGAAAATTTTACCATGCCGGACAGGGGAATATAATGATGCATTTTACCCGGAATGGCATGGGTGCGATACGCGGATATATTGTAAATAAAAAAAGATTATATGTGAAAGGAATGGTTATATGCCAAAGATGAAATCAAGCAGGTCTGCAGCGAAGCGGTTTAAATTGACCGGTTCGGGGCGTGTAAAACGGCATAAGGCTTTTGCAAGTCATATACTGAAGAAAAAATCGACCAAGCGGAAACGTAATTACCGCCGCGCCGGATATCTGACTTCGGCGGATGAAAAACGAATCAAAGAGATGATCCTTTAAGGAGGTAATAGATGCCGAGAGTATCAATGAGTGTTGCTTCGCGCAAGCGGAGGAAAAAAATATTAAAGATGGCCAAGGGATTCAGGGGTGGACGATCGAAACTGCTCAAGACCGCCAGCGAATCCGTCGACCGTGCTCTGGTATATGCATACAGGGGCCGTAAAGAGCGGAAACGTGACTTCCGGACCCTCTGGATTGCCAGAATAAATTCAGCAACCCGTGAAAACGGCGTCCAGTATTCTGTTTTTATAAATGCATTGCAGAAGAGCGGAATCAAGCTGAACCGTAAGATACTGGCTGACCTCGCAGTACGTGATGCCGCGGTGTTCAAGGCGGTTCTTGATACGGCGATGGAGGCTGTCCGGTAATTTTTGCGGTATGTGGTTGTTTCCGGTGTTCCGGAAAGCACAAGACCCCTCATGACAGAACAATGAAAAAAAGTGTGAGGGGTCATGTTGTTTTGTGCCGTAAGGTTTTCCTTGACATTATTCATGCAATATCTTACAATATAAGTAAATATATATATCACCCGGAAATGGGTTGGAGTATAAAGATTTATATAGACGGTAATTTTCAGGGTTATTTTCGTTATGAACCGTGAGTGCGGGCAGGTATGAATACTGTTGATAAACTCGAGCGTTCTGTTCATGCATTCATTGAGGTTCACGAGAGTATTCTTACGGAAAAAAAGAAGGCCGCCGATGAAGCGGATCGCGCGCGCCTGGAATTGAAAAATGCTCAGGAGATAATTGAGGATTTACAAAAGACTGTCAGCGAACTTGAAAAAGAACATCAACGGTATTCCGATATTGACGACAGGAAAAATCAGATAAAAGAACAGATACAATTAATAATAACCAAACTTAACAAGTATAATAATATAGATTAAATCACGAACGTGTAGGTCAAGAAGCTGCAAACGGTTATGTGGCGTTAATTTGGTATATTGGGTATGGTATATCAACGGATAAATTTAAGGTGCATGGCTATAATGGGTACCGGTTAAACAACATGACCGTTACGCTCTTTACATCAACTTTCGGTGATGACACAACCGTATAGAACGACGTTAGTGACAATTATGGGGGATCAGTACCCCATAAAAAGCGATGCTGATGCTGAGTATCTGCGGAAACTGGCGAAGTATGTTGAAGAAAAGATACAGGCTGTTTCTTCCAAGAGCAAACTCCCGCAGCAGTTGAAAACCGAGGTATTGGCTGCTCTCCTGATTGCCGATGAGTTATTTTCGGAAAAGGAGAAAAACGCCAGAACCGAGGAGCGACTTCAGCAGGTGTTGTCCGTGCTTGAGGAGAGACTTCATAAAGAGCGTAATGATTAATCAACCGGCATAAGACCGTACACATAATAACTGTTTGAAACGTAACCACCGTTCGTGATTCTATAAGTTCCCATGAAAGGACTTTTTTGGAATCAACAGGTGGTTTTTTTATTGTATACTAATGACATGTCAGCTTTTTGAAGTATAAGGGGGAACACGTATGACTGAAATAACATCGATGATTGTTGTATTCGTATTACTGGTTGCCGCGCTCGGATTTTTCATTCTCGGATGGATAGCGGCCAATAAAGTGAATCATGCAAAAATGCGCAGCGCAGAGGCATATGCCAGGAATATCACCGAGGACGCGGAACGCGAGGCCGATAATATCAAAAAGGCCGCGGTGCTCGATGCGAAAGATGAATGGTACCGTGAACGGTCGAAATTTGAAAAGGATACCCGCGAAGCCCGTCAGGATATCGAACGGCTCCAGCAGGAGCTCCATGACCGTGAGCGAAAACTCGATAAAAAGGTCGATATTCTCAATGCAAAGGAGCGCAATATCCTCATCAAGGAGCGTGAAAACGCCGCGAAGGAAAAAGCGCTTCGGGTAAAGACGGATCAATTGAATCAGCTCATCGCCGAGCAGAATGAAAAGCTCGAGCGCATCTCCGGCATGACCTCGGAAGAGGCCAAGGAACAGCTTCTGGCGAATCTCGAAAAAGAGGCGAAGATACATGCCGCCAAGATTGCCAAGGATATCCGTGACAAAGCCATCCGTGAGGCAGACCGCGAGTCGAAGGAAATAATCGTCGGGGCCATTCAGCGTTGCGCCGCGGAACATACGGTTGAATCTTCGGTGTCAGTGGTTCCGCTGCCCAATGATGAGATGAAGGGACGGATTATCGGACGTGAAGGCCGTAACATCAGGTCGTTTGAAACTGCCACCGGTGTCGATGTCATCGTTGATGACACACCGGAAGCGGTTATTCTCTGCGGGTTCGACCGCATACGGCGCGAAATAGCACGGCGTGCGCTGGAACGGCTCGTGACGGATGGCCGTATTCATCCCGCCCGTATCGAGGAAGTTGTGGAGAAAGCCCGCACCGAGGTCGAAGCATCGTTTGTCGAGCTCGGAGAGAACGCCTCGATAGAAGCAAAAGTGCATAATCTCCATCCGAAGCTCATCGAGTATCTGGGGAGACTCAATTACCGGACGAGTTACGGGCAGAATGTGCTTCAGCATTCCATCGAGGTGGCGATTTTCGCCGGTCTCATGGCAACGGAGTTAGGGCTCGATGTCCAGGCTGCGCGGCGGGCCGGTCTGCTCCATGATATCGGC containing:
- a CDS encoding cell division protein ZapA — translated: MGDQYPIKSDADAEYLRKLAKYVEEKIQAVSSKSKLPQQLKTEVLAALLIADELFSEKEKNARTEERLQQVLSVLEERLHKERND
- the rny gene encoding ribonuclease Y, whose protein sequence is MTEITSMIVVFVLLVAALGFFILGWIAANKVNHAKMRSAEAYARNITEDAEREADNIKKAAVLDAKDEWYRERSKFEKDTREARQDIERLQQELHDRERKLDKKVDILNAKERNILIKERENAAKEKALRVKTDQLNQLIAEQNEKLERISGMTSEEAKEQLLANLEKEAKIHAAKIAKDIRDKAIREADRESKEIIVGAIQRCAAEHTVESSVSVVPLPNDEMKGRIIGREGRNIRSFETATGVDVIVDDTPEAVILCGFDRIRREIARRALERLVTDGRIHPARIEEVVEKARTEVEASFVELGENASIEAKVHNLHPKLIEYLGRLNYRTSYGQNVLQHSIEVAIFAGLMATELGLDVQAARRAGLLHDIGKALDHEMEGTHTEIGLMLARKYNESEMILDAIASLHEDQEPRFLISSIVQAADTVSCARPGARREDLESYIKRLERLEELADSFDGVEKTYAIQAGREIRVMVNTDLIDDAHADQLSYDIAEKIEKDLDYPGQIKVTVIREMRAVQYAR
- the rplT gene encoding 50S ribosomal protein L20, whose protein sequence is MPRVSMSVASRKRRKKILKMAKGFRGGRSKLLKTASESVDRALVYAYRGRKERKRDFRTLWIARINSATRENGVQYSVFINALQKSGIKLNRKILADLAVRDAAVFKAVLDTAMEAVR
- the infC gene encoding translation initiation factor IF-3, which encodes VHVKEIKMRSEISDHDFDFKMKHAFEFLERGDKVKFTLVFRGRESLHKDIGQAVLLKAREILTEHAVIEADIRDEGRNMTMIVAPK
- the rpmI gene encoding 50S ribosomal protein L35; this translates as MPKMKSSRSAAKRFKLTGSGRVKRHKAFASHILKKKSTKRKRNYRRAGYLTSADEKRIKEMIL